From the Niveibacterium microcysteis genome, the window TTCGCCGCTCGCCATCCGCCTGGCCGAAAAACCCTCGCTCGCGAAGCATCCGCTCTTCCTGGATGGGTCGATCGAGGTGCAGGACGAAGGCAGCCAGCTACTCGGTTTCCTGGTCGCCCCGAAGCGTGGCGAGATGGTGGCCGATTTCTGCGCCGGCGCCGGCGGCAAGACCTTGTTGCTGGGCGGGCTGATGCGCTCGACCGGCCGGCTCTATGCGTTTGATACCGCAGAGCGGCGCCTCGCGCGCCTGAAGCCGCGGGTAGCGCGGTCTGGGCTCTCGAACGTGCATACCTCGGCCATTGCGCACGAGAACGACGCGCGCCTCAAGCGGCTGGCGGGCAAGATCGATCGCGTGCTGGTCGATGCGCCGTGCAGCGGGCTTGGCACGCTGCGCCGCAACCCGGACCTGAAGTGGCGCCAGTCGCCTGAGGCGGTGCAGGAGCTCACCGCGAAGCAGCTGTCGATTCTGTCGGGCGCAGCCCGGTTGCTGAAGAAGGGCGGGCGCCTCGTCTATGCGACGTGCAGCGTGTTGCCGGAAGAGAACGATGCCATCGTCGATGCCTTCCTGGCAGCGAATCCGGGCTTCCGCATCGTGTCCGCGCAGGATGTGCTGACGACGCAGGGAATCAACCTGGCCTGCGGCGAGCGGCTGCGTCTCGATCCGCTGGAGCATGGCACGGACGGATTCTTCGCGGTTGCGATGGAGCGCGGCGAATGAGCACGCAGGAAACGTCACAACAGGCCGGGAACGCCCTGATTGCGGCCTTCCAGGCGGTTGTTGCGGAGCTGTCGACGACGGCGTCGCAGATGCAGTTGCTCACCGTGGCCGTGATTCTTGTGGCCTCCGGTTTTGTCTCGCGGCGTGTCGTTGCGCACTTCTCGGCGCCGACGACGATGGCGCGACTGGTTCGCGCCGTGGCGTGGCCCTTGGCGGCCGTTTTGTTGTTGTTGGTCGCGCGCGCCGGATTCCGCATGGCGGGGTATCGCGGTACGGAAATCGCAATTGCGATGCAGTTGGCGTTCGCACTCTGCGTGCTGCGGCTGATCGAAGTCGCGCTTCGCCAGGTGTTCTTCAAATCGTCCTGGCTCAAGGGCGTTGAGCGCTACATCGCAGTCGGCGTCTGGGCCGTAGTGGCGCTGGATCTGCTAGGGCTGTTGCCAGAGCTCATCGACTGGCTCGACAGCATGCGCCTGCACATGGGCAAGCAGCAGGTCTCGCTGTGGACGCTGATCAACGGTGCATTGTCGTCCGCTGCAACCATCGTGGTCGCGATGTGGGTGGCAGGCATCATCGAGGATCGCCTGATGGCATCGCGCCGCATGGATAGCAGTGTCCAGGCGGTGCTGGCTCGGCTGTCGCGTGCGTTGCTGCTGTTCATCGGCGTGATGGCCGCCATGTCGCTGGTCGGCCTCGACTTCACGGCGCTTTCGGTCTTTTCTGGCGCACTGGGCGTCGGTATCGGCCTCGGCATGCAGAAGATCGCCGCCAACTACATTTCGGGCTTCATCATCCTGCTGGATCGCTCGATCCGCATCGGCAACATGATCTCGGTTGGCGCCGACCGTGGCGAGGTGCAACAGATCACCACGCGCTACACGGTGCTGCGGGCACCGACGGGGATCAACGTGATCGTTCCGAACGAGACCTTGATCGGCGCCGTGGTGCAGAACGAGACCTTTGCCGACAAGAACGTATGGATCGGCATCCCGGTGCAGGTCAGTTACAGCTGCGATGTTGAACGAGCGCTCGCGTTGCTGGTCGAATGTGCATCGGCGGGCGGAGAACGGGTGCTGAAAGATCCACCTCCGGTCGCGCATCTGGTGGCATTTGCCGATAGCGGCATCAATCTGCAGCTGGGTGTCTGGATCTACGACCCCTTGCAGGGCAATCTGGGCATCAAGTCGAACATCAACCGCGAGATTTGGCGCCGCTTCCGCGAAGAGGGGATCGAGATCCCGTTCCCGCAGCGCGAGGTGCGTGTCGTTGGGCCGGTACCGGCGGACGTGCCACCTGCGGCAATCGCGCAGGCGGGTGCTGCCTAAACCGGTTTCTGAAATGTTGGCGGCGCGTCGTTCACGCGTGGCGCGGCGCCCGCTGGTCGCATAAAATCAATAAGTTATAACCATAACCCTGAGGGGAAACGTTTGATGTTTGCTGGAATTCTCGACCTGCCCTGGTGGGGCTATGTGCTGGTGGTGCTGGGCCTGACGCATATCACGATCGCGTCGGTCACGATCTTCCTGCACCGCCACCAAGCGCACCGCGCGCTTGATCTGCACGCCATTCCGAGCCACTTCTTCCGGTTCTGGCTGTGGATGACGACGGGCATGGTCACCAAGGAGTGGGCGGCGATTCACCGCAAGCACCACGCCAAGTGCGAAACCGCGGAAGACCCGCACAGCCCGCAGATTCTGGGCATCAACCGCGTGTTGTGGGGCGGCGTGTTCCTCTACGTGAAGGAATCGCGCAACAAGGACACCATGGAGCGCTACGGCCATGGCACGCCCGATGACTGGATGGAGCGCAACATCTACACGCCGGGCCAGAAGGTTGGCATCGTGCTGATGCTGGCGATCGACATGGCGCTGTTCGGCGTAGTGCCGGGCGCGTTGATCTGGGGCGTGCAGATGATCTGGATCCCGTTCTGGGCGGCCGGCGTCATCAACGGTCTGGGGCACTTCTGGGGCTACCGCAATTACGACTGCGTGGATGCTTCGACGAACCTCGTGCCTTGGGGCATCCTGATTGGTGGTGAAGAGCTGCACAACAACCATCACAGTTTTGCGACCTCGGCCAAGCTCTCGTCGAAGTGGTACGAATTCGACATCGGCTGGATGTACATCCGCATCATGGAAATGCTGGGCCTCGCGAAGGTCAAGAAGACGATTCCGCAGCCGAAGTTTGCCGAGGCAAAGAAGATGGTCGACCTCGAGATGCTGCAGGCCATCGTGACGCATCGCTACGACGTGATGCGCCGCTACGCCAACAGTCTCAAGGATGTGTACCGCGAGGAAATGGCCAAGCTGTCGCAGAGCGAGAGCAAGGTCGATCTCAAGCAACTGCGCCGCTGGCTGAACGCCGAGCGGACCGAAGGTTTCCCGGCCAAGTTGCAGCAGCAGTTCGAGAAGGCGGTGGCTGAAAGCCCGCGCCTGCAGCAGCTGGTGACGATGAAGCAGGAGCTGGTCGCGATCTGGGCACGCTCCAGCGCTTCGCGCGAACAACTCGTGAAACAGCTGCAGGACTGGTGCGCGCGCGCGGAGGCCAGCGGTATCCGCCAGCTCGAAGAGTTCTCTGAGCGTCTGCGTCGCTACGCAGTCTGACAGCGGTTCAGAACACGAAAACGGGCACCCTGGGGTGCCCGTTTTTCTTTGGTGGATTGCGCCGACGCGGCTGCTATTGCACCGGCTTGCGACTTGCCGTCAAAGCCTGGTGCAAGGCCAGGTCCTTCTCCAACTCCCGCGCTACCGAGTCGCACACCAGCGAGCACAGGTCGTAGATCGCCGGGTCTGCGACGCTGATCACCGTGGTTGTGCCGCGTGGCGTGCGTGCGACGATGCCCGCGTCGGAGAGCACGCGCAGATGTTTGGAGACATTCGCCTGGCTGCATTGCGCGATGTCGGTCAGCTCGCCGACCGAGCGCTCGTTCTCTCGCAGTGCGTTCAGGATACGCAGGCGGGTCGGATCGGACAGCGCCTTGAAGTACAAGGCGACGCGGTCGATAGCTTGTTCCGGTAGGGCCATTGGGGTTGCGTCCATTGTCTAGTTGTTGCCTCCAATATATCCCAGTGGTTATCAAGCGAACAAGCCTTGAATAAATCGCTATGTGGTTATATATTGATAGCAGACTTGAACGCATTCGACGAGGACAAGCTGCAATGAAGACCCGAAATATGCTTTGGCTGCTGTGGGGCGTGAGCTTCGCAGGTGTCGCGGCTGACGTGCTGCCGGTGGCCAGCGTGACCCGTTCGCCGGCGGCCGGCACATATCAGGCGGACGCGTCCATCCAGGCGGTGACCCAGAGCGTGCTCTCGGCTCAAGTTCAGGGCCGTGTGCTTCACCTTGCGGTGCGAGCTGGTGATCGCGTCAAAGCCGGGCAGCTGATTGCCCGCATCGACGACCGCGAACTCGGGGCTGCAGAGGCGTCCAGCCAAGCCGCAATCGCGGAGGCGCAGGCCAATCTCGTCAAGGCTGAGTTTGATCTGAAGCGCAGCCAGGCCTTGGCGAAACAGAACTTCGTCAGCTCATCTGCGGTGGAGCAAAACGATGCCCAGGTGAAGGCGCTGCGCGCGCGGGTCGAGGCGCTGCGTGCAGGCGCTGGCGCGGCCAGCGCGAGCCGCAGTCACACGGTGGTGACTGCACCGTACGACGGCCTTGTTGCGGCCACGCACCTGGAGGCGGGCGACATGGCGATGCCGGGCAAGCCGATCGTGACCGTTTTTCAGCCGGGCGCGCTGCGAGCGGTGGCCTACTTGCCCGAGGCGCAGCTGGCTGCCGTGCAGGTGGCGCTGGCCAGAAACACCATGCCGGAAGTGGAAATCGGCGGGAAGGTGGTGGCAGGCGTACGCACCACGGTGCTACCGGCGGCCGACCCGACTACACGCACCACGGAAGTCCGCATCGACCTGCCTGCATCAGCGGTAGCGGCGCCCGGCCAGTTCGCGCGAGCGCGCTTTGCGGTGGGCGAAGCACAGCGCCTGGCGATCCCGCAGGCTACCGTACTCAAGCGCGGCGAGCTGACTGCAGCCTATGTGAAAACCGCCGATGGCCGCTTTCAGCAGCGCCAGATCCGTGTTGGCGAGCGTTTGAGCGATGGCCGCGTCGAGGTGCTGGCAGGCCTTAAGGCGGGTGAGTCGGTTGCGCTCGACCCCATCAAGGCGGCGATCGCTGCCGCGTCCAAGTGAGGTCGATCAATGGCTCACAGCGATAATCGATTGGGTGTTTCGGGGCGCATCGCTGCGCTGTTCCAGCGCAACGCGATCACGCCGCTGCTGGCGCTGGTGCTGTTCCTGCTCGGCGTCTTTGCTGCCGGTATCACGCCGCGCGAAGAAGAGCCGCAGATCAACGTGACGATGGCCAACGTGCTGATTCCCTTCCCGGGGGCATCGAGCACCGATGTCGAACGCCTTGTCGCCGGCCCGGCCGAACAGGTGCTCGATCAGATTGCAGGCGTGGAGCACACCTTCTCGGTATCGCGCCCCGGGCTGGCGATCCTGACCGTGCAGTTCAAGGTGGGTGTGCCGCGCACCGAAGCACTGGTGCGTCTGTACGACACGTTGCACAGCAATCGCGACTGGCTGCCAGCCGGATTGGGTGTGCTCGAGCCCATCGTCAAACCGAAGGGCATCGACGACGTGCCAATCGTCGCGCTGACGCTGTGGACAAAGGATCCGGATGCGAGCGCGTTCGAACTCGAGCGCGTGGCGCACGCGCTGGAGGCGGAGATCAAGCGCGTGAAAGGCACGCGCGAGGTCAGCACGATCGGTGGCCCCGGCAACGCGGTGAACGTGTGGCTGGATGCCGATCGGCTCGCTGCCGTGGGGATGTCTGTCGGCCAGGTGACGCAGGCACTGCAAGCGCGCAACCTGGTGCTGCCTGGCGGTGAGCTGGCCTCTGACAATCGCTTGGTGCGCGTCGAGGTGGGCACGTACCTGGCGGATGCACGCGAGGTCGCTGACGTCGTGATCGGCAGCCGGAATGGCCGGCCGGTGTACCTCTCGGATGTAGCGCGTGTCGAAGCCGGTGCGCCGATGCCCGGCCGCTATGTATGGCATGGCGTGGCGGGCAGCGTGAAGGCCGAATATCCGGCGGTGACGCTGCAGGTTACGAAGAAGGCGGGTGAAAACGCGGTCGATGTGGCGGCAGCGGTGATCGAGCGTGTGGGCGCGCTGCAAAACCAACTTGTACCTGCGAACGTTGAGCTGAGCGTCACCCGCAACTACGGCCAGACAGCCAACGACAAAGCGACCAAGCTGATCCAGAAACTGGCTTTCGCAACCGCCTCGGTCATCGCTTTGGTCTGGTTCGCGCTGGGGCGGCGCGAGGCGGCAATCGTCGGCGCAGCGGTGATCCTGACGCTCGCCGCGACGCTGTTCGCGAGCTGGGCCTGGGGTTTTACGCTCAACCGCGTGTCGCTGTTCGCACTGATCTTCTCGATTGGCATCCTGGTCGATGACGCGATTGTGGTGGTCGAAAACATCCACCGTCACCGCGCATTGGAACCTGACAAACCGTTGTGGGAGGTGATTCCTGGTGCCGTCGATGAAGTAGGCGGCCCGACCATTCTCGCGACGCTCACCGTGATCGCCGCACTGTTGCCGATGGCCTTCGTCAGCGGTCTGATGGGGCCGTACATGAGCCCGATTCCGATCAACTCCAGCATGGGCATGCTGCTCTCGCTCGCGATCGCCTTCATCGTTACGCCCTGGCTCGCAAACAAATGGTTAGGCGCCCACCACGGCGGCGCGGGCGAGGCGCATAGCGAGGAAGCGCGCGAGGGCAAGGTGATGGCGCTTGCCCGCAAGGTGCTCGGGCCCTTCCTCGACCCGCAGTCGGGCAAGTCGGCACGGCGCAAGCTGTGGGCGGGCGTTGGCGGCGCGATCGTGATCTCGCTCGC encodes:
- a CDS encoding RsmB/NOP family class I SAM-dependent RNA methyltransferase, coding for MMHITKNRLDEATEVLSEVLRFEHPADAVLSSFFREHKSLGHRDRGVIAETVYAVLRNRRRLEAWCGDRATGRRLLLAALIRVQGISSRQLEEVVSATEQRWLAERQAAAAPQLSYAEQADLPDWLAGRLAEVHGEERALRLAQALNRPAPLDLRVNPLKAKRDEVIAQLRADGIACEAGVYSPLAIRLAEKPSLAKHPLFLDGSIEVQDEGSQLLGFLVAPKRGEMVADFCAGAGGKTLLLGGLMRSTGRLYAFDTAERRLARLKPRVARSGLSNVHTSAIAHENDARLKRLAGKIDRVLVDAPCSGLGTLRRNPDLKWRQSPEAVQELTAKQLSILSGAARLLKKGGRLVYATCSVLPEENDAIVDAFLAANPGFRIVSAQDVLTTQGINLACGERLRLDPLEHGTDGFFAVAMERGE
- a CDS encoding mechanosensitive ion channel family protein, which codes for MSTQETSQQAGNALIAAFQAVVAELSTTASQMQLLTVAVILVASGFVSRRVVAHFSAPTTMARLVRAVAWPLAAVLLLLVARAGFRMAGYRGTEIAIAMQLAFALCVLRLIEVALRQVFFKSSWLKGVERYIAVGVWAVVALDLLGLLPELIDWLDSMRLHMGKQQVSLWTLINGALSSAATIVVAMWVAGIIEDRLMASRRMDSSVQAVLARLSRALLLFIGVMAAMSLVGLDFTALSVFSGALGVGIGLGMQKIAANYISGFIILLDRSIRIGNMISVGADRGEVQQITTRYTVLRAPTGINVIVPNETLIGAVVQNETFADKNVWIGIPVQVSYSCDVERALALLVECASAGGERVLKDPPPVAHLVAFADSGINLQLGVWIYDPLQGNLGIKSNINREIWRRFREEGIEIPFPQREVRVVGPVPADVPPAAIAQAGAA
- a CDS encoding efflux RND transporter periplasmic adaptor subunit, whose product is MKTRNMLWLLWGVSFAGVAADVLPVASVTRSPAAGTYQADASIQAVTQSVLSAQVQGRVLHLAVRAGDRVKAGQLIARIDDRELGAAEASSQAAIAEAQANLVKAEFDLKRSQALAKQNFVSSSAVEQNDAQVKALRARVEALRAGAGAASASRSHTVVTAPYDGLVAATHLEAGDMAMPGKPIVTVFQPGALRAVAYLPEAQLAAVQVALARNTMPEVEIGGKVVAGVRTTVLPAADPTTRTTEVRIDLPASAVAAPGQFARARFAVGEAQRLAIPQATVLKRGELTAAYVKTADGRFQQRQIRVGERLSDGRVEVLAGLKAGESVALDPIKAAIAAASK
- a CDS encoding DesA family fatty acid desaturase — translated: MFAGILDLPWWGYVLVVLGLTHITIASVTIFLHRHQAHRALDLHAIPSHFFRFWLWMTTGMVTKEWAAIHRKHHAKCETAEDPHSPQILGINRVLWGGVFLYVKESRNKDTMERYGHGTPDDWMERNIYTPGQKVGIVLMLAIDMALFGVVPGALIWGVQMIWIPFWAAGVINGLGHFWGYRNYDCVDASTNLVPWGILIGGEELHNNHHSFATSAKLSSKWYEFDIGWMYIRIMEMLGLAKVKKTIPQPKFAEAKKMVDLEMLQAIVTHRYDVMRRYANSLKDVYREEMAKLSQSESKVDLKQLRRWLNAERTEGFPAKLQQQFEKAVAESPRLQQLVTMKQELVAIWARSSASREQLVKQLQDWCARAEASGIRQLEEFSERLRRYAV
- a CDS encoding ArsR/SmtB family transcription factor translates to MDATPMALPEQAIDRVALYFKALSDPTRLRILNALRENERSVGELTDIAQCSQANVSKHLRVLSDAGIVARTPRGTTTVISVADPAIYDLCSLVCDSVARELEKDLALHQALTASRKPVQ
- a CDS encoding efflux RND transporter permease subunit, which codes for MAHSDNRLGVSGRIAALFQRNAITPLLALVLFLLGVFAAGITPREEEPQINVTMANVLIPFPGASSTDVERLVAGPAEQVLDQIAGVEHTFSVSRPGLAILTVQFKVGVPRTEALVRLYDTLHSNRDWLPAGLGVLEPIVKPKGIDDVPIVALTLWTKDPDASAFELERVAHALEAEIKRVKGTREVSTIGGPGNAVNVWLDADRLAAVGMSVGQVTQALQARNLVLPGGELASDNRLVRVEVGTYLADAREVADVVIGSRNGRPVYLSDVARVEAGAPMPGRYVWHGVAGSVKAEYPAVTLQVTKKAGENAVDVAAAVIERVGALQNQLVPANVELSVTRNYGQTANDKATKLIQKLAFATASVIALVWFALGRREAAIVGAAVILTLAATLFASWAWGFTLNRVSLFALIFSIGILVDDAIVVVENIHRHRALEPDKPLWEVIPGAVDEVGGPTILATLTVIAALLPMAFVSGLMGPYMSPIPINSSMGMLLSLAIAFIVTPWLANKWLGAHHGGAGEAHSEEAREGKVMALARKVLGPFLDPQSGKSARRKLWAGVGGAIVISLALPVMEWVVLKMLPFDNKSEFQVVVDMPPGTPVEDTAAVLREMGAAIAKVPEVTDYQAYAGTASPINFNGLVRQYYLRASTELGDIQVNLVDKHHRSRKSHEIALAVRPELQAIAKRHGARVKVVEVPPGPPVLSPIVAEVYGPDDAGRRAVTKQVLAAFDGTADIVDTDSTDTAASPQLTLRVKQGKAAQLGVNQAQIAQALYAAGQGADATYLHDGQSKYAVPVRLELPPEKLSNLDALLKLPLNTADGRTVPLADLVDVVQGERDRVIYHKDLMPVTYVVGDMAGKLDSPLYGMFGIRAKLNGLKLEQGGTLGQTFIRQPDDAWQGYALKWDGEWQVTYETFRDMGAAYAVGLILIYLLVVAQFKSYMTPLVIMAPIPLTIVGVMPGHALLGAQYTATSMIGMIALAGIIVRNSILLVDFINLQVEQGLPFREAVIRSAGVRAQPIVLTAVAAMLGALFILDDPIFNGLAVSLLFGIAVSTLLTLVVIPILYYALNQRRFA